The following are encoded in a window of Kitasatospora fiedleri genomic DNA:
- a CDS encoding class I SAM-dependent methyltransferase, with protein sequence MASAQVTGSTVDRVRTDGPAGRGGRARDWAEIQERMLVPLYQDVYRRLEVGAATSLLGVGCRSGLALLLAAGRGAQVAGVEADGGLRELAAARGLQVAPGGGPAALARSAHPVPRPAHSLVTVFEQPPVPALVAWSAERTLPGGQLVVAAWGRPERCESAAVLEVARRYAPLDAPDPFAASGPGALESLLAAAGTRPSGGGRAACPFAYAGLDSAVRGLLSTGLFDRAEAAAGTALVVKELEEALRPYLRPDGSVRMANEFRWAVGTRPRR encoded by the coding sequence ATGGCTTCAGCGCAGGTGACCGGCAGCACCGTGGACCGGGTCCGGACGGACGGCCCGGCGGGGCGCGGCGGTCGGGCGCGGGACTGGGCGGAGATCCAGGAGCGCATGCTCGTCCCCCTCTACCAGGACGTTTACCGGCGGTTGGAGGTCGGCGCGGCCACCAGTCTGCTGGGCGTCGGCTGCCGCTCCGGGCTGGCGCTGCTGCTCGCCGCCGGGCGCGGCGCGCAGGTCGCGGGGGTGGAGGCGGACGGCGGACTGCGGGAGCTGGCGGCGGCCCGCGGGTTGCAGGTGGCGCCCGGCGGGGGCCCGGCGGCCCTCGCCCGTTCGGCGCACCCCGTCCCCCGCCCGGCGCACTCCCTGGTGACGGTTTTCGAGCAGCCGCCGGTGCCCGCGCTGGTCGCCTGGTCGGCCGAGCGCACGCTGCCCGGCGGGCAGCTGGTGGTGGCCGCCTGGGGCCGGCCGGAGCGCTGCGAGAGCGCCGCCGTGCTGGAGGTGGCCCGCCGGTACGCCCCGCTCGACGCGCCGGACCCGTTCGCCGCGTCCGGCCCGGGCGCCCTGGAGTCGCTGCTGGCGGCGGCGGGGACGCGCCCGTCCGGGGGCGGTCGGGCGGCCTGCCCGTTCGCCTACGCGGGCCTGGACTCGGCGGTCCGCGGCCTGCTCTCCACCGGCCTGTTCGACCGGGCCGAGGCGGCCGCGGGGACGGCGCTGGTGGTCAAGGAGCTGGAGGAGGCGCTGCGGCCGTACCTGCGCCCGGACGGTTCGGTGCGGATGGCGAACGAGTTCCGCTGGGCGGTGGGGACGCGGCCCCGCCGCTGA
- the proS gene encoding proline--tRNA ligase — MAKAPVLTPQADDFPRWYQDLINKAELADNGPVRGTMVIRPYGYGLWERMQQEMDARIKKAGAQNAYFPMFIPQSYLTKEAEHVEGFAPELAVVTHGGGKELEEPVVVRPTSETIINEYFSKWVQSHRDLPLLINQWANVVRWELRPRVFLRTTEFLWQEGHTAHATYEDARAYASLIHTDVYGDFMTNVLGIDVVLGRKTAKERFAGAINTLTLEGMMGDGKALQMGTSHELGQNFAKAFNTTYQLQGAEREYVWQTSWGVSTRMVGGLIMSHGDDNGLRVPPRLAAVQAVVLAIKGDDAVLAKVREIGAALEAAGVRVVVDDRTDTPFGRRAVDWELKGVPLRIEVGPRDLEAGTAMLVRRIAGGKEPVAVDSLAAIVPGILEEDQAQLLRESRERREARTVDVKTIEEAAEAATTGWGRISWADLGPEGEAKLAEQGVSVRCLIAEDGSVPAADDQPGNLALVARAY, encoded by the coding sequence ATGGCTAAGGCACCCGTTCTCACTCCCCAGGCGGACGACTTCCCCCGCTGGTACCAGGACCTCATCAACAAGGCAGAGCTGGCCGACAACGGTCCGGTGCGGGGCACCATGGTCATCCGACCGTACGGCTACGGCCTGTGGGAGCGGATGCAGCAGGAGATGGACGCGCGGATCAAGAAGGCGGGCGCGCAGAACGCCTACTTCCCGATGTTCATCCCGCAGTCCTACCTGACCAAGGAGGCCGAGCACGTCGAGGGCTTCGCCCCCGAGCTCGCGGTGGTCACCCACGGCGGCGGCAAGGAGCTGGAGGAGCCGGTCGTCGTCCGGCCCACCTCCGAGACCATCATCAACGAGTACTTCTCCAAGTGGGTGCAGAGCCACCGCGACCTGCCCCTGCTGATCAACCAGTGGGCCAACGTGGTCCGCTGGGAGCTGCGCCCGCGCGTCTTCCTGCGCACCACCGAGTTCCTCTGGCAGGAGGGCCACACAGCCCACGCCACCTACGAGGACGCCCGCGCGTACGCCTCGCTGATCCACACCGACGTCTACGGCGACTTCATGACCAACGTGCTGGGCATCGACGTGGTGCTCGGCCGCAAGACCGCCAAGGAGCGCTTCGCCGGCGCCATCAACACCCTCACCCTCGAAGGCATGATGGGCGACGGCAAGGCGCTGCAGATGGGCACCAGCCACGAGCTGGGCCAGAACTTCGCCAAGGCGTTCAACACCACCTACCAGCTGCAGGGCGCCGAGCGCGAGTACGTCTGGCAGACCTCCTGGGGCGTCTCCACCCGCATGGTCGGCGGCTTGATCATGTCCCACGGCGACGACAACGGCCTGCGGGTCCCGCCGCGGCTGGCCGCCGTGCAGGCCGTGGTGCTGGCCATCAAGGGCGACGACGCGGTGCTGGCGAAGGTCCGCGAGATCGGCGCCGCGCTGGAGGCGGCGGGCGTGCGGGTGGTCGTCGACGACCGCACCGACACCCCGTTCGGCCGCCGCGCCGTCGACTGGGAGCTCAAGGGCGTCCCGCTGCGGATCGAGGTCGGCCCGCGCGACCTGGAGGCCGGCACCGCGATGCTGGTGCGCCGGATCGCCGGCGGCAAGGAGCCGGTCGCGGTCGACTCCCTGGCCGCGATCGTCCCCGGCATCCTGGAGGAGGACCAGGCGCAGCTGCTGCGCGAGTCCCGCGAGCGCCGCGAGGCCCGCACCGTGGACGTCAAGACCATCGAGGAGGCCGCCGAGGCCGCCACCACCGGCTGGGGCCGGATCTCCTGGGCCGACCTCGGCCCCGAGGGCGAGGCCAAGTTGGCCGAGCAGGGTGTTTCGGTGCGCTGCCTGATCGCCGAGGACGGCTCCGTGCCGGCCGCCGACGACCAGCCCGGCAACCTCGCCCTGGTCGCCCGCGCGTACTGA
- the rpsP gene encoding 30S ribosomal protein S16: protein MAVKIKLKRLGKIRSPHYRIVVADSRTKRDGRAIEEIGIYQPTYNPSKIEVDGERAQYWLSVGAQPTEPVLAILKLTGDWQKFKGLPAPEPLKVAEPKVEDFSHLFAKAVAGFEDATTGVAITPKAKKSDKADEAEAASTEA, encoded by the coding sequence GTGGCTGTCAAGATCAAGCTGAAGCGTCTGGGCAAGATCCGCTCCCCGCACTACCGCATCGTCGTCGCCGACTCGCGCACCAAGCGTGACGGCCGCGCGATCGAGGAGATCGGCATCTACCAGCCGACGTACAACCCCTCGAAGATCGAGGTCGACGGCGAGCGCGCCCAGTACTGGCTGTCCGTCGGCGCCCAGCCGACTGAGCCGGTCCTCGCCATCCTCAAGCTGACCGGCGACTGGCAGAAGTTCAAGGGCCTGCCGGCTCCGGAGCCGCTGAAGGTGGCCGAGCCCAAGGTCGAGGACTTCTCGCACCTGTTCGCCAAGGCCGTCGCCGGCTTCGAGGACGCCACCACCGGTGTCGCCATCACCCCGAAGGCCAAGAAGTCGGACAAGGCTGACGAGGCCGAGGCCGCTTCCACCGAGGCCTGA
- a CDS encoding RNA-binding protein, with protein sequence MIEEALDHLVKGIVEHPDEVQVRSRNLRRGHTIEVRVHPDDLGKVIGRGGRTARALRTVVGALGGRNVRVDLVDVDSLR encoded by the coding sequence ATGATCGAGGAAGCCCTCGATCACCTGGTGAAGGGCATCGTCGAGCACCCCGACGAGGTGCAGGTCCGCTCGCGGAACCTGCGCCGCGGCCACACCATCGAGGTGCGCGTGCACCCCGACGACCTCGGCAAGGTGATCGGCCGGGGCGGCCGCACGGCTCGCGCGCTGCGCACCGTGGTCGGCGCCCTGGGCGGACGCAACGTCCGGGTCGACCTGGTCGACGTGGACAGCCTCCGCTGA
- the rimM gene encoding ribosome maturation factor RimM (Essential for efficient processing of 16S rRNA) has product MQLVVGRIGRAHGIRGDVSVEVRTDEPELRLGPGAVLFTDPAAIGPLTVETGRVHSGRLLLRFAGVKDRTAAEALRGTMLIAEVDPDETPDDPDEYYDHQLIGLDVVLADGTPVGELTEVLHLPYQDLLTVQRPDGTEVLIPFVEQIVPTIDLDEQRVVITPPPGLIDAADAGSGPGAAAGAGAGAEEGPGDGSDAVPGAGPDAGENGGSDSGENGGGA; this is encoded by the coding sequence GTGCAGCTCGTCGTCGGCAGGATCGGCCGCGCCCACGGCATCCGGGGGGACGTCAGCGTCGAAGTCCGCACCGACGAGCCGGAGCTGCGGCTCGGGCCCGGCGCGGTCCTCTTCACCGACCCCGCCGCCATCGGACCGTTGACCGTCGAGACCGGCCGGGTGCACAGCGGACGCCTGCTGCTGCGCTTCGCCGGCGTCAAGGACCGCACCGCCGCCGAGGCCCTGCGCGGCACCATGCTGATCGCCGAGGTCGACCCGGACGAGACCCCCGACGACCCGGACGAGTACTACGACCACCAACTCATCGGCCTGGACGTGGTGCTGGCCGACGGCACCCCGGTCGGCGAGCTCACCGAGGTGCTCCACCTCCCGTACCAGGACCTGCTCACCGTCCAGCGCCCCGACGGCACCGAGGTGCTGATCCCGTTCGTCGAGCAGATCGTCCCCACCATCGACCTGGACGAGCAGCGCGTCGTCATCACCCCGCCGCCCGGCCTGATCGACGCCGCCGACGCGGGTTCGGGTCCGGGTGCGGCTGCGGGTGCGGGTGCGGGTGCGGAGGAGGGCCCGGGCGACGGCTCGGATGCGGTCCCGGGCGCCGGTCCGGACGCCGGCGAGAACGGCGGCTCGGACTCCGGCGAGAACGGCGGCGGCGCGTGA
- the trmD gene encoding tRNA (guanosine(37)-N1)-methyltransferase TrmD, with protein sequence MRIDVVTIFPEYLEPLNVSLVGKARARGQLDVHLHDLRTWTTDIHRTVDDTPYGGGPGMVMKPEPWGAALDAVLAAGPEGEVPTLVVPTPSGRPFTQELAQDLAARPWLAFAPARYEGIDRRVIEEAATRMPVVETSIGDYVLAGGEVAVLVMVEAIARLLPGVLGNAESHRDDSFAPGAMADLLEGPVYTKPAEWRGREVPEVLLSGHHGKIAQWRREQAFARTLTNRPDLVARWQREAFTKKEREALSVLGLAWDEADGRFRSVADPVEQ encoded by the coding sequence CTGCGGATCGACGTCGTCACGATCTTCCCCGAGTACCTGGAGCCGCTGAACGTCTCCCTGGTCGGCAAGGCGCGGGCCCGCGGGCAGCTGGACGTGCACCTGCACGACCTGCGGACCTGGACCACCGACATCCACCGCACCGTGGACGACACCCCCTACGGCGGCGGGCCCGGCATGGTGATGAAGCCCGAGCCGTGGGGCGCCGCCCTGGACGCCGTCCTGGCCGCCGGGCCCGAGGGCGAGGTGCCGACCCTGGTGGTGCCCACCCCCAGCGGACGCCCCTTCACCCAGGAGCTGGCCCAGGACCTGGCCGCCCGCCCCTGGCTGGCCTTCGCGCCCGCCCGCTACGAGGGCATCGACCGCCGGGTCATCGAGGAGGCCGCGACCCGGATGCCGGTGGTCGAGACCTCGATCGGCGACTACGTGCTGGCGGGCGGCGAGGTCGCCGTGCTGGTGATGGTCGAGGCGATCGCCCGGCTGCTGCCCGGCGTGCTGGGCAACGCCGAGTCGCACCGCGACGACTCCTTCGCCCCCGGCGCCATGGCCGACCTGCTGGAGGGCCCGGTGTACACCAAGCCCGCCGAGTGGCGCGGCCGGGAGGTGCCGGAGGTCCTGCTCAGCGGCCACCACGGGAAGATCGCCCAGTGGCGGCGCGAGCAGGCGTTCGCCCGCACCCTCACCAACCGGCCGGACCTGGTGGCCCGGTGGCAGCGCGAGGCGTTCACCAAGAAGGAGCGCGAAGCGCTCAGCGTGCTCGGCCTGGCCTGGGACGAGGCAGACGGCCGATTTCGGTCTGTGGCCGACCCTGTGGAACAATAG
- the rplS gene encoding 50S ribosomal protein L19: MSNKLAAVDAASLRTDVPAFRPGDTLKVHVRVIEGNRSRVQVFQGVVIRRHGAGIGETFTVRKVSFNVGVERTFPVHTPIVEKIEVVTRGAVRRAKLYYLRDLRGKAAKIKEKRDA, translated from the coding sequence ATGAGCAACAAGCTCGCTGCTGTCGACGCGGCCTCGCTGCGCACCGACGTCCCCGCCTTCCGCCCCGGCGACACCCTCAAGGTGCACGTCCGAGTCATCGAAGGCAACCGCTCGCGCGTCCAGGTCTTCCAGGGCGTCGTCATCCGCCGTCACGGCGCCGGCATCGGTGAGACCTTCACCGTTCGCAAGGTCAGCTTCAACGTCGGTGTCGAGCGCACCTTCCCGGTGCACACCCCGATCGTCGAGAAGATCGAGGTCGTGACCCGCGGTGCGGTCCGCCGCGCCAAGCTGTACTACCTGCGCGACCTCCGCGGCAAGGCCGCGAAGATCAAGGAGAAGCGCGACGCGTGA
- the lepB gene encoding signal peptidase I, with the protein MSTHEPPADRDGSPAPTGADSPPRSAAVSAPGAATGTAASAATVTAPASGTDSEGAEGPAGEDGPEDEGDDGHGGGRRWSRDLLWIAAVCVVVLLLVNAFVARPFAVPSGSMEGTLRPGDRVLVNQLAYAFGKHPQRGDVVVFDGIGSFLPYQDEPSGLKRLLAGAGLAPAGDTVYVKRVIGVGGDRITCCGTDGRLSVNGVPLDESAYLLPGDAPSAVPFDIVVPDGKLWMMGDHRSASRDSRDHLGEPGGGAVPEDKVIGRADWVMFPLGRATSLDRPAAFAAIEGTGGHGEQR; encoded by the coding sequence ATGAGCACGCACGAGCCACCAGCGGACCGCGACGGCAGTCCCGCACCCACGGGTGCGGACTCGCCGCCGCGGTCCGCCGCCGTTTCCGCCCCCGGAGCGGCGACCGGCACCGCCGCTAGCGCCGCCACCGTCACCGCCCCGGCTTCCGGCACGGACTCCGAAGGTGCGGAAGGCCCGGCGGGCGAGGACGGCCCCGAGGACGAGGGGGACGACGGCCACGGCGGCGGGCGGCGGTGGTCGCGGGACCTGCTGTGGATCGCGGCGGTGTGCGTGGTCGTCCTGCTGCTGGTGAACGCCTTCGTGGCCCGGCCCTTCGCGGTGCCGTCCGGCTCGATGGAGGGGACACTGCGACCGGGCGACCGGGTGCTGGTCAACCAGCTCGCGTACGCCTTCGGCAAGCACCCGCAGCGGGGCGACGTGGTGGTCTTCGACGGCATCGGCTCCTTCCTGCCGTACCAGGACGAACCGTCCGGCCTGAAGCGGCTGCTGGCCGGCGCGGGGCTCGCCCCGGCCGGTGACACGGTCTACGTGAAGCGGGTGATCGGCGTCGGCGGCGACCGGATCACCTGCTGCGGCACCGACGGCCGGCTCAGCGTCAACGGCGTGCCGCTGGACGAGAGCGCCTACCTGCTCCCCGGCGACGCGCCCTCGGCGGTACCGTTCGACATCGTGGTTCCTGACGGCAAGTTGTGGATGATGGGCGACCACCGCAGCGCCTCCCGGGACTCCCGTGACCACCTCGGCGAGCCCGGCGGAGGCGCCGTGCCCGAGGACAAGGTGATCGGCCGCGCGGACTGGGTGATGTTCCCCCTCGGCCGCGCCACCTCCCTCGACCGACCGGCGGCGTTCGCCGCGATTGAGGGGACCGGTGGCCATGGGGAGCAGAGGTAG
- the lepB gene encoding signal peptidase I, which produces MYLPPAGGMEGAAGTEGTDDADDAQDAAGHGGSGGNGTAGAGTDGAASRPVRGRAERRRTAKRAARRSRRSLLRELPVIVLVALVIALVMKTFLIQVFVIPSGSMEQTLRIGDRVVVDKLTPWFGSEPERGEVVVFKDPGGWLENDHKPSTDGPVLRNVKSVFSAVGLLPSDDERDLIKRVIGVGGDTVECCDEHGRVSVNGTPLDEPYVAAGNSPSRITFKVTVPQGRLWVMGDHRDLSADSRYHMGNPGSGTIPVGNVVGRAFMVAWPLSHFGQLGVPDSLSSLPGRAAGSAAIGPVPAEPPLVMGVLGVLPLLTRYRGTRRRGGPVAD; this is translated from the coding sequence GTGTACCTGCCCCCCGCGGGCGGGATGGAGGGCGCGGCGGGCACGGAAGGCACGGACGACGCAGACGACGCGCAGGACGCAGCCGGCCACGGCGGCAGCGGCGGCAACGGTACGGCCGGCGCCGGTACGGACGGTGCGGCGAGCCGTCCCGTCCGGGGCCGCGCCGAGCGCCGCCGCACCGCCAAGCGTGCCGCGCGCCGCAGCCGTCGCTCCCTCCTGCGCGAGCTGCCGGTGATCGTGCTGGTGGCCCTGGTCATCGCGTTGGTGATGAAGACGTTCCTGATCCAGGTGTTCGTGATCCCCTCCGGTTCGATGGAACAGACCCTGCGGATCGGCGACCGGGTCGTCGTGGACAAGCTCACCCCGTGGTTCGGCTCGGAGCCGGAGCGCGGTGAGGTGGTGGTCTTCAAGGACCCGGGCGGCTGGCTGGAGAACGACCACAAGCCGTCCACGGACGGGCCCGTGCTGCGGAACGTGAAGTCGGTGTTCTCGGCGGTGGGGCTGCTCCCTTCCGACGACGAGCGGGACTTGATCAAGCGGGTGATCGGTGTCGGTGGCGACACCGTCGAGTGCTGCGACGAGCACGGCCGGGTGAGCGTGAACGGCACGCCGCTGGACGAGCCGTACGTCGCGGCCGGCAACTCGCCCTCGCGGATCACCTTCAAGGTGACGGTGCCCCAGGGACGGCTCTGGGTGATGGGCGACCACCGCGACCTGTCCGCCGACTCCCGCTACCACATGGGCAATCCGGGCTCCGGGACGATCCCGGTGGGGAACGTGGTCGGCCGCGCCTTCATGGTGGCCTGGCCGCTCTCCCACTTCGGTCAACTCGGCGTTCCCGATTCACTCTCCTCCCTGCCGGGGCGGGCGGCCGGATCGGCGGCCATCGGGCCGGTTCCTGCGGAACCCCCGCTCGTTATGGGTGTGTTGGGCGTGCTTCCGCTCCTCACCCGGTACCGCGGCACGCGCCGGAGGGGCGGGCCGGTGGCCGACTGA
- the lepB gene encoding signal peptidase I: protein MGNQEGLPAGDGEEQRDAEAGAEAAGDSAAPSRRAPKQRSFWKELPILIGIALILALVIKTFFVQAFSIPSGSMENTLQVGDRVLVDKLTPWFGSEPERGEVVVFKDPGGWLNDEPTQRSDNSFVRGVQDVFSFIGLMPSSDEKDLIKRVIAVGGDTVECQGSGPVKVNGIALDEPYIFPGNTPCGEKPFGPVNVPKGRLWVMGDHRGNSLDSRYHMDQPGGGTVPVDNVVGRAFVVAWPIGDWATLPVPDTFDQKGLAAAGPLAPTMAGTALAAPAVWWVRRRRR, encoded by the coding sequence GTGGGCAACCAGGAGGGACTGCCCGCCGGTGACGGCGAGGAGCAGCGGGACGCCGAGGCGGGGGCGGAGGCCGCCGGCGATTCGGCGGCGCCGTCCCGGCGGGCGCCGAAGCAGCGTTCCTTCTGGAAGGAACTGCCGATCCTGATCGGCATCGCGCTGATCCTGGCCCTGGTGATCAAGACCTTCTTCGTCCAGGCGTTCTCGATCCCCTCCGGGTCGATGGAGAACACGCTGCAGGTCGGCGACCGCGTCCTGGTCGACAAGCTCACCCCGTGGTTCGGCTCGGAGCCGGAGCGCGGTGAGGTGGTGGTCTTCAAGGACCCGGGCGGCTGGCTGAACGACGAGCCGACCCAGCGCAGCGACAACTCCTTCGTGCGCGGCGTGCAGGACGTGTTCAGCTTCATCGGGCTGATGCCGTCCAGCGACGAGAAGGACCTAATCAAGCGGGTCATCGCGGTCGGCGGTGACACCGTGGAGTGCCAGGGCTCCGGCCCGGTCAAGGTGAACGGCATCGCGCTCGACGAGCCGTACATCTTCCCCGGCAACACCCCGTGCGGGGAGAAGCCCTTCGGCCCGGTGAACGTGCCCAAGGGACGGCTCTGGGTGATGGGTGACCACCGAGGCAACTCCCTGGACTCGCGGTACCACATGGACCAGCCCGGCGGCGGAACCGTCCCGGTCGACAACGTGGTCGGCCGCGCGTTCGTGGTGGCCTGGCCGATCGGCGACTGGGCGACGCTGCCCGTCCCGGACACCTTCGACCAGAAGGGCCTGGCCGCCGCCGGACCGCTCGCTCCGACGATGGCCGGTACGGCGCTCGCCGCCCCCGCCGTGTGGTGGGTGCGCAGGCGCCGCCGCTGA
- the lepB gene encoding signal peptidase I, with protein MSSVAERTPRTGAGPARRRNTASIVQGVVIALGFAMLVGGFGMLAVEYRPYRIPTGSMSPTLESGDTVLARTGGSAGRGDIVVFQDQDWGDATLVKRVVAVGGDTVSGDREGRITVNGHQVSEPYLAPVRTNTTEFSVTVPEGRLFLLGDFRGNSLDSRSHLDVAFGSVPASEVKARVEAVIQPLSRAGLERRVPAFDALGAPGAHRAGPLLPAAWTAVGGAVLIVAASAAGWAVSLTRWLRGRRRRA; from the coding sequence ATGAGCAGCGTCGCGGAGCGGACACCGCGCACCGGGGCCGGACCGGCCCGCCGCCGGAACACCGCGTCGATCGTGCAGGGCGTGGTGATCGCGCTCGGCTTCGCGATGCTGGTCGGCGGCTTCGGGATGCTCGCCGTCGAGTACCGGCCCTACCGAATCCCGACCGGTTCGATGAGCCCGACCCTGGAGTCCGGCGACACCGTCCTGGCCCGCACCGGCGGGTCCGCCGGCCGCGGCGACATCGTGGTCTTCCAGGACCAGGACTGGGGCGACGCGACCCTGGTGAAGCGCGTGGTCGCGGTCGGCGGCGACACCGTCTCCGGTGACCGCGAAGGACGGATCACCGTCAACGGGCACCAGGTGTCCGAGCCCTACCTGGCCCCCGTCCGGACGAACACGACCGAGTTCTCGGTCACGGTGCCCGAGGGGCGGCTGTTCCTGCTCGGCGACTTCCGCGGCAACTCCCTGGACTCGCGCAGCCACCTCGACGTGGCCTTCGGTTCGGTGCCCGCCTCCGAGGTGAAGGCGAGGGTGGAAGCGGTGATCCAGCCGCTGTCCCGGGCCGGGCTGGAGCGGCGCGTCCCGGCCTTCGACGCGCTGGGCGCGCCCGGCGCGCACCGGGCCGGTCCGCTGCTGCCCGCCGCCTGGACAGCGGTCGGCGGCGCGGTGCTGATCGTGGCGGCCTCCGCGGCGGGCTGGGCGGTCTCGCTGACCCGGTGGCTGCGGGGCCGGCGGCGGAGGGCCTGA
- a CDS encoding NUDIX hydrolase: protein MAVEHRRAVRVLLLDPDGRVLLLRGTDPAAPGTTWWITPGGGIEPGESPAAAARRELAEEIGLTDVDWGPLVGYGTAEFSFRGRKYRQEQWFRLARTTRTAVSLTEGGADEHALLLAVRWWTPDELRTTGETVHPRGLAELVERVLTEGPPEPPVRL from the coding sequence ATGGCCGTCGAGCACCGCCGAGCCGTTCGGGTGCTGCTGCTGGACCCGGACGGCCGCGTCCTGCTGCTGCGCGGGACGGACCCGGCCGCGCCGGGGACCACCTGGTGGATCACGCCCGGTGGCGGCATCGAGCCGGGCGAGAGCCCGGCCGCGGCGGCCCGGCGCGAGCTGGCCGAGGAGATCGGGCTGACGGACGTGGACTGGGGACCGCTGGTCGGGTACGGCACGGCGGAGTTCTCCTTCCGGGGCAGGAAGTACCGACAGGAGCAGTGGTTCCGGCTGGCCCGCACCACGCGGACCGCGGTGTCACTGACGGAAGGTGGAGCGGACGAGCACGCGCTGTTGCTGGCCGTCCGCTGGTGGACGCCGGACGAGTTGAGGACCACCGGGGAGACCGTCCACCCGCGCGGACTGGCCGAACTGGTGGAACGGGTTCTGACCGAAGGGCCGCCAGAACCACCAGTAAGGCTCTGA
- a CDS encoding DUF2469 domain-containing protein: MSAEDLEKYETEMELKLYREYRDVVGLFKYVIETERRFYLTNDYDLQVHSVQGEVFFEVSMADAWVWDMYRPARFVRKVRVLTFKDVNIEELAKSDLELPSDDSAFGN, from the coding sequence ATGAGTGCCGAAGACCTCGAGAAGTACGAGACCGAGATGGAGCTGAAGCTCTACCGGGAGTACCGGGATGTCGTCGGCCTGTTCAAGTACGTGATCGAGACCGAGCGTCGCTTCTACCTGACGAACGACTACGACCTCCAGGTGCACTCGGTGCAGGGCGAGGTGTTCTTCGAAGTGTCGATGGCGGATGCCTGGGTCTGGGACATGTACCGACCGGCCCGGTTCGTCCGGAAGGTCCGTGTGCTGACGTTCAAGGACGTGAACATCGAGGAGCTGGCCAAGAGCGATCTTGAGCTGCCCTCGGACGACTCCGCCTTCGGGAACTGA
- a CDS encoding YraN family protein, whose product MIAVQNPNKISTNGLGRYGEEVAARRLAEGGLYILERNWRCADGELDIVALDGDALAICEVKTRSERGFQQPAEAIDQTKADRLRHLAERWLAERWPVHFSRLVLAVERAGGADPQPDAESGGPAPPPPGGIRIDLVAVVNPRRGAAAVEHLRGAV is encoded by the coding sequence GTGATTGCCGTGCAGAACCCCAACAAGATTTCCACCAACGGCCTCGGACGCTACGGCGAGGAGGTCGCCGCCCGCCGGCTCGCCGAGGGCGGCCTGTACATCCTGGAACGCAACTGGCGCTGCGCCGACGGCGAGCTCGACATCGTCGCGCTCGACGGGGACGCCCTCGCGATCTGCGAGGTGAAGACCCGCTCCGAACGAGGCTTCCAACAGCCGGCCGAAGCGATCGACCAGACCAAGGCCGACCGGTTGCGCCACCTCGCCGAGCGCTGGCTCGCCGAACGCTGGCCGGTGCACTTCTCCCGACTCGTGCTCGCCGTCGAACGGGCCGGGGGCGCCGACCCGCAGCCCGACGCGGAGAGCGGCGGGCCGGCCCCGCCGCCGCCCGGCGGCATCCGCATCGACCTGGTCGCCGTGGTCAACCCCCGCCGGGGCGCGGCCGCGGTCGAGCACCTGCGCGGGGCGGTGTGA